The DNA segment AGAAGCCGAAACAGCTCCAAGGGGCGCTCAAGGACGCGTTCGCGCACAAGGGCCCTGCCCTCGTGGACGTGGTCACCGACCCGAATGCGCTCTCCATTCCGCCGCGGATCAGCGCGGACATGGTGACGGGTTTCGCGCTTTCGGCATCGAAGATGGTTCTGGACGGCGGTGTCGGCCGGATGGTCCAGATGGCCCGCTCCAACCTGCGGAACGTGCCGAGGCCCTGACCGTAGCCGTAGCCGTAGCCGTAGCCGTAGCCGTAGCCGTAGCCGGTGTCGGCGTCGGAATGGGCGCCGACTCGGACAGCGGAATCGGCGAGGCATCCGATTCGGGACTCGCGAAATCCACCGGATCTCGCGCCGGCCTCGCGATCCGGGCGGATTTCTTTCAGGCACCTGAACGGTTTAGGCCGGAAATTCATCGGCCTCCGAAGACGGTTCCGGGCGGCTCGGGCAGGCACGCCCGGACCGCCCGGAAGCCGTTTGTGACGGCCTTCCAGGGCCTTCGCCACCGCAGCGCCGCGGTGCGTATTCACGGTCCGGCCGTGAGCCCGGCGACGACGCCATACGTGTGGCATGAAAGGACACGAGTGCGGCCCATCGCAGGGGGCATGCATCTCGTGTACCTGTTCGAGGGGGATCTCAGGGGGAAGGACCGGTAACAACGTGTTGACGGGGGACAGGCCAAGGCAGGCACGGAAAGATGGAAGGGCAGGCCAGCAGACGCACATCACCCGCAGGGTCGGCCACGCGGATCTCCAAGCGGTTCCGGAGACGCGGCATGCGCTGCGACTCCTGCTGGAGCACTGGGGGGAGCCGGGCAGGGCGGAGACGGCGGAGTTGCTCGCGACGGAGCTGATCACCAACGCGTTGGTGCACACCAACGACGAGGCCGTGCTGACCGCCACGGTCGAGGTGCACATCCTCCGCGTGGAGGTCAGGGACTGCGTGGACCGCGTCCCGAAGCCCAGGGTCTCCGGCGAGGAGGGCACGGGCGGCCGGGGCCTGCTCCTCGTCCAGTCCCTGGCCGACGCCTGGGGGGTCTGTCCGAACGGCACGGGGAAGGTCGTCTGGTTCGAACTGGCGGCGGCGACGCCGTAAGGGACGGGGCGAAGCCCCGGAGGTGGCGGGGTGAAGCCCCGGAAGGGACGGGGCTGAGCCTGAAAGGGGCGCGGGGAACTGCGCGCCCAGCCACGACGAGACCGTCAGATCGCCGCGATCCCAAGGGGGCACTCTCTGCCGTTTCCGGCCACCGGCCGGTGGACACGACCTAGACGCGCAATTCCCCGCGCCTCCTTCCGCGGCGCCGCGGACATCCGCGTAGCGCCGGAAGGGGGCGCGGGGAACTGCGCAACACCCACGACGAGCCCGCACATCGGTACGACCCGGAACCGGGCCCCGGCTGAACCCGGCCGAAGGCCGGCCGGTCCGCCGGATCAACCGAACTGCTGCTCCAGATCCTTCAGCTTCTGCTCCAGCGAATCCAGCCGCGGCAGCGTCTGCGTGTCATCCTCCGCCGTGAGGTCCACGGTGACCGCGTCGATCCCACCCCGCACCGGGGAGAGCGACGGCCGGCTACGCGACGGAAGCGCCTCGGGACGGGGGGCCGACGCCGGCTCGGCGGTGCTCTCCGACGACGGAAGCGCGGGCACGGCCGGCGCGGTCTGGATGTCGACCTGGCGTCCACCACGCGTCGGCCAGCGCCGGTGGCTGCGGTTGATCGCCCGCAGGCGAGCCCGCTCCAGCTTCTCGTGGTCGCGCCGCCGCAGCCGGTTCTGCTCCTTCTGCCTGCGGTCGTCGCGCACCTCGTCCACGGCCTCGTCGAGGCTGCGCACGCCCTCCAGCAGCATCAGCGACCAGGCGCCGTACGTCTCACGGGGCGCGCGCAGCCAGCGGACGATCCGGATCTGCGGCAGCGGGCGGGGCACCAGGCCCTGCTCGCGCAGCGCGGCCCGGCGGGTCTGCTTCAGCGCGCGGTCGAAGAGCACCGCGGCGGACAGGGACATCCCGGCGAAGAACTGCGGCGCGCCCGCGTGCTCGATGCCGCGCGGCGCGTGCACCCAGTTGAACCAGGCGGCGGCACCCGCGAACGTCCACACCAGCAGTCGCGAGCCCAGGGCCGCGTCACCGTGGCTGGCCTCACGCACCGCGAGGACCGAGCAGAACATCGCCGCGCCGTCGAGCCCGAACGGCACCAGGTACTCCCAGCCGCCGGACAGCCCCAGGTTCTGCTCGCCGAAACCCACCAGACCGTGGAAGGAGAGCGCGGCGGCCACCGCCGCACAGCAGAACAGCAGCACGTACGACGCGGTGCCGTACAGCGCCTCCTTGCGGCGCCTGCGCTCCTCGCTGCGCTCCCACGAATCATCGCTGGAGCTGGTCTCCTTGGCGCGCCGCTGGTGGGCGATCACCGCGACCGCCACACCCATGCCGAGGAGCAGCACGGCGCTGGGTAGCAACCAGTCCATCGATATGTCGGTCAGTGTCATCTAGGGTCCCTTGCATCGGGTTCGGGCGTTTCGGGCGCCATAGTGGCTCAGTTCCGGTGGGATGCCGGGGGTTTCGGGGCAAGAGGACGCCGATGAGGTGCCCGCGCGGGCCGGCCACGGCGTTCGTCTCGAACTCCCGTAGGGATCATGCCAGTTGCGTTCGACCCAAGCGAACGCAGGCCTACCGCAAGGGAATCGAAGAATAGCGGATGGCCGGCGACACCGAGACCGGCCCCCCGCGGTCGCTCAGTCGCCGGCCCCGGCGCTCGCGCTCAGCCGCTCGACACGCTCGGTGTCGCAGGTGCGGGGACAGGTCACGCAGGTGTTCTGCGGGCTCAACGTGTAGTAGAGGCAGCAGCTCGCCCGGTCCCGGGTCCTGAGCGCCCGCCCGTCCGGCGCGGCCAGCTCGCGGAAGGCGGCACCCATGGAGTACGGCGCGGTGGCGCCCGGCAGCAGCTGCCCGAGTTCCCGCATCGCCCGCTGCTCCTCGCCGAGCAGGTGCCCGGCGTACCAGAGGCCCTCGACGATCTCGTCGGTGGCGCTGCCCCACAGGGCGCGCCCGCGGCGCCGCATCCGCGGCCCGAAGGCGTCGAGCAGGGGCGCGAGGTGCTCCGCCACGGCCGCGCGCAGCTCCGCGCGCAACTCCTCCTCGCCGGCCACCACCCGTGCGCCGGGCAGCGCCGCCGCGGGGTCGTCGGGAAGGCAGGCGAACGTGCCGGCGGAGCGCACCGCCATCCTGCCCTGGGAGCGGTGGAACGAGACGTCCGCCACCGGCAGCCGCGGCACCCGGCGGTGCAGGAACCACGGGACCGTGAACAGCAGGCACGCGGGCCACGCGTAGCGGTGCAGCCCGAACGTCGCCACCACGTCGGGCCGCGCCTGGCGGCCGTGGTCCCGCAGCACCTGCTCGCCGTTCCATTCGAGGTAGGCGTCGAGCGCGGCGCCGTCCGCCGCGAGCCCGTCCGCGGGGACCCAGTCGCCGTCCGCGGGGAGGGGACCTCCGGGATCCAGCTCGGTCACCCGAAAGCTCGGGAAGGCCGCGGTCAGCCGCGCGTAGGCGTCCGAGACGGGGGAGGCGGGCAGCGCGGGCGCGGCGCCGGACCCCGCGGCGCGGATGATCACGGCAGGAGCGGACATGCGGGGACCACCGAACCTCGATCGTGTGCAGGTAAGCCTTACCTTACCTGAGTTGATCGAGGTTTCCACCGGGGCCCCGGCGGCCTATCGTGCTCACGTGCCGGGCACCTCGCCCGCCGCGGTACAAGCCGCGCAAAGGCACGCACGCCTGGGGGAACGGGCGGAACCCAGCGGAACCCGACGGGAACCGGTGGATCTGCCGGCAGAACCGGTGGAACCCGCGGCCGCGGGAACGGGCAGAAGGAGCACGCAGTGGAGCAGCCCCGCACGCGGAGCGCCGGGCCGGGCACCACGGGGCCGCCCTGGGACCAGGGCGGCGCATCCGCGGGGGCGCACCCGCCGGCGCCGGGACTGCACGTGGCGGACGGCCTCCCCGAAGCCGGTCCACGGGGGCCGGGCGACCCGGCCGGTTCGCAGGCCGTCGCAGGCCGCTCCGACGTCCCCGGCCAGCGCGGGGCGGACGCCGGCGAGGCGCCGGCGGACGCGCCGGCGCCGGTGCGGCCGGGTGGGGAGCGCCCGCAGATACAGCGCTGCTCCGTGCGCGGGCAGGTCCTCGACGCGTTGCGCACCGCCCTGGTGGACGGCGACCTGGAGCCCGGCG comes from the Streptomyces sp. TS71-3 genome and includes:
- a CDS encoding ATP-binding protein; its protein translation is MLTGDRPRQARKDGRAGQQTHITRRVGHADLQAVPETRHALRLLLEHWGEPGRAETAELLATELITNALVHTNDEAVLTATVEVHILRVEVRDCVDRVPKPRVSGEEGTGGRGLLLVQSLADAWGVCPNGTGKVVWFELAAATP
- a CDS encoding DUF2637 domain-containing protein, which encodes MTLTDISMDWLLPSAVLLLGMGVAVAVIAHQRRAKETSSSDDSWERSEERRRRKEALYGTASYVLLFCCAAVAAALSFHGLVGFGEQNLGLSGGWEYLVPFGLDGAAMFCSVLAVREASHGDAALGSRLLVWTFAGAAAWFNWVHAPRGIEHAGAPQFFAGMSLSAAVLFDRALKQTRRAALREQGLVPRPLPQIRIVRWLRAPRETYGAWSLMLLEGVRSLDEAVDEVRDDRRQKEQNRLRRRDHEKLERARLRAINRSHRRWPTRGGRQVDIQTAPAVPALPSSESTAEPASAPRPEALPSRSRPSLSPVRGGIDAVTVDLTAEDDTQTLPRLDSLEQKLKDLEQQFG
- a CDS encoding (2Fe-2S)-binding protein encodes the protein MSAPAVIIRAAGSGAAPALPASPVSDAYARLTAAFPSFRVTELDPGGPLPADGDWVPADGLAADGAALDAYLEWNGEQVLRDHGRQARPDVVATFGLHRYAWPACLLFTVPWFLHRRVPRLPVADVSFHRSQGRMAVRSAGTFACLPDDPAAALPGARVVAGEEELRAELRAAVAEHLAPLLDAFGPRMRRRGRALWGSATDEIVEGLWYAGHLLGEEQRAMRELGQLLPGATAPYSMGAAFRELAAPDGRALRTRDRASCCLYYTLSPQNTCVTCPRTCDTERVERLSASAGAGD